TATATGCTTTAAATGTTTTCATTTTTAAATCTATTAATTTTATCTGCTTAATGGTAACCAAACTGACATTTCAGAATGCCCACGATTACCCCAGGCAAAGTAAGGCACTAACCTGATCGGCGTTATGGTATTTGATTTATTTATCGGACGATAAAGCACATTTTTCCAGTCCTTATTTTCAATTAGCTGCGCATCGCCTTCCAGACTCATCATGTCTGCCCCATCAATTTGCATAGGACTTGCCTTTAAGCTGATCTTAGCAGGTATGAAAACATTAAAGATCCGCTTACCTGGCAGATCCGGAGATTCCAGACAATAGACAACCGGTCCACGTTTAATTGCCACCAGGTTTCTATTTTCTTCTACAAGCGGATTTGATTCCACTAACTGTGCTTCCATCGGCAATACCAGTTCTATCTGGTCTCCTGCTTTCCATTGGCGATTCAGTTCCGAGTAAGTACCTGGGGTTAACACCATGTTTTGAGTTTTTCCGTTGACCTTTACAGCTGCATTAGCTGTCCAGACTGGAATACGAAAGAACATCGAATAAGGCTTATTGTCGGTTGTTTTAACACTGATCTTTATATTACCATCCCATGGGTAATTCGTTTCCTGAACAAGGCTCACTTTCGATCCATCATTTAAACTTGTCTGGATGGTATTACCACCATAAAGATTGAACCATACCCCCTTATCTGAAATACTATAGGCATAATCACTTACCTCAGCTATGGTACGCACAACGTTTGGCGGACAACAATTTGATAAGCCAATGTAAGGTACCCGATCTTTAGACCAGCGTTGTTTAAACGGTAAATCATCCGAATAGCTTAGCGGATTGGTATACAAGAAGTTTTTACCATCCAGACTAATGCCAGACAACACACTATTGTATAACGCCAATTCCATCACATCTGCATATTTAGCATCCCCCGTAATTTGAAGCATTCGCCAATTCCACAACACATTACCAATATTTGCACAGGTTTCATTATGGGCTGTAAAATTTGGCAACTGGTAATCCCTGCCAAAGGCTTGATGGATCTTTTGTACTTCTGTTGGATCATAAGATGTCCCATCGGGAGATGTACCGTCATATAAAGAACCACAACCACCCGTAATGTACATCTTGTGTTGATTTACATCGTCCCACATCAAATTCAGTGTATGCATCAACGAATCGTTACCAGTTTCAGCATATAGATCTGCTACACCGGCATATAGGTAGTTTGCCCTTACCGCATGTCCCATTGCTTTAGTTTGTTGCAAAAATGGTATCCTATCCTGGTTATCATCCGTGCCATCTTCAATTTTCCCTTTAATGGCAATCAAGTGTTTAGCCAACTCCAGGTAACGAGGCTCTTTAGTGGTTCGATACATTTCAATTACCCCCATGTAATGAGAAGGGCAAATGGCATTTCTAGCCAGTGCTGGCGATGCCTTCTGATAAAAATTGTACAAATATTCTGTAGCTTTTTTAGCGACATCCAATAAATTAGTTTTACCTGTAGCCCTATAGTGCACGCAGGCGGCAGTCATCAAATGACCAATATTATATGCCTCAAAACTTAACCTGTCCTGAAACTGATTTTTTGACCCGGTCTTCCGCTGCTCTATCATAGCCTTGGTATAGATATATCCATCTTCGCGCTGCGATTTTGCGATCACAGCAATGGCTTTGTCCATCTTAGCCAATAGCTTTGGATCATTCGTCGACGCATACATACTGGCCATAGCCTCCAGTGTTTTATAATAATCGCCATCATGGAAGGATGGCCCCTTATGTGCTCCTGTATCCAGACCGGCAGCAATTTCAAAATTCTTAAAAGCATGACTGATGTGCTCATCATTATAGATATCCCACATATTAGGAACCATTGTTTCCTTTGCTACTTTAAAGCGATCCGCCCAAAAACCTTTAGTCCAGGTCACGTCTTTCATATTCGGACTATGTAGTTTAGCGTGGCTACTCTGTTTTGTATTCACCAGGCTTTTCTCTTGCGCTGAACTATTCAGGAACAGAAAAATCAATGCAGAACAAGTACTGTACAACAAAACTTTAGCCAACTGTACTTTGATCCTTTTCATATGTATCGGTTTTATAGTTCGATTTAATTGTATCAATTATTTTATGGTCTGGATCGTTACCGGGCCCAATAACCCTGCCTCTAGTAAAGGTTTCCCTTCCAAACGATAAGGTGCTGTAGTTCTGGTAATCCGTTTATTTTCCGGTAGGCGCTGATCTCCAATCAATCTATTTGCCCAGGTATTACTTACTTCAATGTCAATTACATTGTTCCCATTTTTAAGCGCCTTACTGATGTCTACCCGGTAGGGAGGTGTCCAAACTGTCCCACAAGAAACTCCATTTACCTTTACCTCTGCTATATTCGCTACTTTGCCCAAATCCAGCCAAACTTCAGCTTGCTTGTTTCCTTTAAACCCGAAATTTTTAGTATATACCGCAGTACCTGAGTAATATTTGACAAGAGAATCTGCACTTGTACTCCAATCCTGCAGTTCTTTAAAAATTATTGGTTTTGAAGGGCCACCATAAGCAACATCAAAGCTCACCTTCCATTCGCCTTTTAATGTTTCAGAAGCGTTAAACACTGTAAAGTTAAGTTTACCTTCAACTGGTTTTGCAGGTTCAGCATTACGATCAAAGATTACAAAAAGGGATGCATTAGGCTCCAGTTTAGTCTGCAGCTCCAATCTCCCATCCACCACAGACCAATTTTCTGCTTTCCAGCTTTTGCCCGAAACAGCATCATAGAATTCCGGTGCAGTTTTTAGATCAGCAACACGGAATGAAAAATCTAGCGAACGCGCTTTATCTAATTGATTGGCTATAAAATAAATATCTTTATTTATAGTCTTACGGTGGGTATAAGCAACACTTTTTGCATAAGCAGCTTCTCCGCTCTCCGTAATAAGTAAATCGCGTTCAAGTCCCAGCGCATTAAATGTTTCATCCTGATAAGGCCCTATAATTACCCTTCCCTCACCAACTTTTCCTGCAGTCCACAATTCATCAACAACCTTCTTGAACTCAATTTCTTCCACCTGTTTTAAACCCGCCTGATAAAGTGGTTTCTCATTCAGTAATACTGTTGCTCCTCCTTTTACCAGAGCAAGCAATTGCTTTACTGTTTCAAAGTTCATGTATTGGTAATTGGGGTCCATAGCCGTTCTACCAGGAATGACCAATATGGCATAGCTAGCCCCACCTATAAACACTACCCTTTTATCTTTTACTATTGCAGTACTTAATACATCAGGGTTAAAAGAATCATAGGCATACCCACGAAGCGGGTTTACCCAATTTTCAGGATCAGCCATATTTGCAGAATGTGTAACTCCAGCAGGTATTTGCCTTAATGGCTCCCCGGAATTCAATAGTCTGATTCGTTCCTTTTCAACAACATCAGATCCAAAAATCCCTGGTAGCACAGCAACAAGTCGGTCGGGCAATACAGATCTTCTTGGAATTTCATCACCGGTAAATACTGCTACATCGACTACCGGATTTCCCTGTTGTAAAAGTGACTGTGCTCGTTCTGCATAATTTATCCATGCTTTACCGGGCTTCCACCAGGTCTGGTCACGCTGAAAATACAAGCCCACACCATCCAATGTCATCCCCGGTTTCCTGTCCATCCATGGATTATGGGTAAACACATGATAAACCAGTTTATTTACACCCAATGCATAATTTCTATCCTGCAAAGTTTTCATATTTCCCGGATGCTCGCCCCAATCCATACGTACCGTAGTAAATGCTTCTGCCTGAATGATCTTTTTACCATAAATATGTGCACCTGAAATGGCATCCAACATATCATTGGGTTTGTCGTGAGTCGGACTGTTTAACCAAAACTCTCCCATCGGCATATCTACCGTTTTATAATGCATCAAGCCATCACTAACCATAGTTGGTGCAACACTTTCAGCAGTAAATGCCAGTCCTTTCTCTTTGGCTAATGCCGCCAATGTTTTATAGAACTGATCCACCACCAGTTCAGCAATCGTTCTGCGCAAATCATAGAGAAAACCTTCAGAAACGGTTGCACTTTGTACAGGAATGCCGACCATTACAGGCAAATAAGGCATAAGGTCGTAACCCCGACGCTTTTTAAATTCTGAGGCAAACAGTGACGACCAATTCTGACTACCACATTCCCAACTGTCTATGTAAAACACACTCAATACTTTCGAAGCGATCTCAGGTCCACCACGTTTTAAAGCTTCACCATACCAGCTATCAAACTGCAATTTCGCAGCTATTGGATTAAACTTATCGCTTTCCAAACCTATGCCGCCTCCACCTGTGGCATTTTTATGACCGGTAGAAGTGTGTCCAATTCTCAATATCGTCCAGTTTCCTTTAGGTGCTTTCCAGTTTAAACTGCCATCAGCATTCA
This is a stretch of genomic DNA from Candidatus Pedobacter colombiensis. It encodes these proteins:
- a CDS encoding glycoside hydrolase family 127 protein, with the protein product MKRIKVQLAKVLLYSTCSALIFLFLNSSAQEKSLVNTKQSSHAKLHSPNMKDVTWTKGFWADRFKVAKETMVPNMWDIYNDEHISHAFKNFEIAAGLDTGAHKGPSFHDGDYYKTLEAMASMYASTNDPKLLAKMDKAIAVIAKSQREDGYIYTKAMIEQRKTGSKNQFQDRLSFEAYNIGHLMTAACVHYRATGKTNLLDVAKKATEYLYNFYQKASPALARNAICPSHYMGVIEMYRTTKEPRYLELAKHLIAIKGKIEDGTDDNQDRIPFLQQTKAMGHAVRANYLYAGVADLYAETGNDSLMHTLNLMWDDVNQHKMYITGGCGSLYDGTSPDGTSYDPTEVQKIHQAFGRDYQLPNFTAHNETCANIGNVLWNWRMLQITGDAKYADVMELALYNSVLSGISLDGKNFLYTNPLSYSDDLPFKQRWSKDRVPYIGLSNCCPPNVVRTIAEVSDYAYSISDKGVWFNLYGGNTIQTSLNDGSKVSLVQETNYPWDGNIKISVKTTDNKPYSMFFRIPVWTANAAVKVNGKTQNMVLTPGTYSELNRQWKAGDQIELVLPMEAQLVESNPLVEENRNLVAIKRGPVVYCLESPDLPGKRIFNVFIPAKISLKASPMQIDGADMMSLEGDAQLIENKDWKNVLYRPINKSNTITPIRLVPYFAWGNRGHSEMSVWLPLSR
- a CDS encoding glycosyl hydrolase is translated as MMKKTFFLFLLVCSLCRYVANAQQNETAKPWVLWYWMQAGVSKPGITADLEAMKASGIGGAYLVSIKGATNPPLFLPPAEQLSPQWWDMVKFAMEEAKRLNLKMGMHVSDGFALAGGPWITPELSMQKVVSTQLNIKGGTQTKLSLAQPETVEGYYKDIAVYAYPSPEGTCISTQTVIPKVSTSTGGDASGLVKAGNKKSFGSSEPYWIQYEFAQPFTTRTIMVRTNGNNYQAERLDVQVSDDGKVFKSVGRLEPPRHGWQDTDADVTHTIVPVTAKYYRFVYDKKGSEPGAEDLDAAKWKPSLKLVNLELSAETRINQYEGKAAAVWRISKRSTATQIPDQLCVPLNQIVDLTGKLNADGSLNWKAPKGNWTILRIGHTSTGHKNATGGGGIGLESDKFNPIAAKLQFDSWYGEALKRGGPEIASKVLSVFYIDSWECGSQNWSSLFASEFKKRRGYDLMPYLPVMVGIPVQSATVSEGFLYDLRRTIAELVVDQFYKTLAALAKEKGLAFTAESVAPTMVSDGLMHYKTVDMPMGEFWLNSPTHDKPNDMLDAISGAHIYGKKIIQAEAFTTVRMDWGEHPGNMKTLQDRNYALGVNKLVYHVFTHNPWMDRKPGMTLDGVGLYFQRDQTWWKPGKAWINYAERAQSLLQQGNPVVDVAVFTGDEIPRRSVLPDRLVAVLPGIFGSDVVEKERIRLLNSGEPLRQIPAGVTHSANMADPENWVNPLRGYAYDSFNPDVLSTAIVKDKRVVFIGGASYAILVIPGRTAMDPNYQYMNFETVKQLLALVKGGATVLLNEKPLYQAGLKQVEEIEFKKVVDELWTAGKVGEGRVIIGPYQDETFNALGLERDLLITESGEAAYAKSVAYTHRKTINKDIYFIANQLDKARSLDFSFRVADLKTAPEFYDAVSGKSWKAENWSVVDGRLELQTKLEPNASLFVIFDRNAEPAKPVEGKLNFTVFNASETLKGEWKVSFDVAYGGPSKPIIFKELQDWSTSADSLVKYYSGTAVYTKNFGFKGNKQAEVWLDLGKVANIAEVKVNGVSCGTVWTPPYRVDISKALKNGNNVIDIEVSNTWANRLIGDQRLPENKRITRTTAPYRLEGKPLLEAGLLGPVTIQTIK